A region from the Kozakia baliensis genome encodes:
- a CDS encoding S41 family peptidase, with product MVRRFLFGSLAALVLVSATPSLAQSVDPAGKPFDATAAWASFTKLLHEEYGYFERPGIDGDAILSAFEQRAKAAKSDKEFIDVLQLISHNFADPHFIVGPFDLDDWAIIPTSSDLFGVYDGTAFRIDDVRAGGDAMAKGVQPDVTVLRIDGRTPRAAIEEITGRPFTALSAPQIGFAFNVALAGHRRQPRTLEILEGRHRRTFALAATSDQANLVADGPLLDVQREGALGIIRINNSLGEQALIGQFAQALASLNDTTTLLIDLRNTPSGGNTSVARGIMGHFVDHDRPYQMHVIPYETRVLGPTRKFVEFVAPYGVRYPGKVYVAGGRWTGSMGEGLMIGFDAIGATTVGSDLAHLLGALSNETIEGSAAKVDLGTEQLFTVNGLPREAYRPETLIRRAERDKAHDPVLTAIGR from the coding sequence ATGGTTAGACGTTTTCTCTTCGGTTCGCTTGCCGCGCTGGTGCTTGTATCAGCGACACCCTCCCTGGCTCAATCGGTCGACCCAGCGGGCAAACCGTTCGATGCTACTGCGGCATGGGCTTCATTTACGAAGTTGCTGCACGAGGAATATGGCTACTTCGAGCGGCCTGGGATCGATGGCGATGCTATCCTTTCCGCGTTCGAGCAGCGAGCAAAGGCAGCCAAATCCGACAAGGAGTTCATCGACGTGCTCCAGCTTATCTCCCACAACTTCGCCGACCCGCATTTCATTGTCGGCCCGTTTGATCTCGATGACTGGGCAATCATTCCCACGTCGTCAGACCTATTCGGCGTCTACGACGGCACGGCCTTTCGGATCGACGATGTGCGAGCGGGCGGCGATGCAATGGCCAAGGGCGTGCAACCAGACGTGACCGTGCTGAGGATCGATGGTCGGACCCCGCGTGCCGCAATTGAGGAAATTACAGGGCGGCCGTTCACGGCGCTGAGCGCTCCTCAGATCGGGTTCGCCTTCAACGTGGCATTGGCGGGCCATCGTCGGCAGCCTCGCACGTTAGAGATACTGGAGGGCCGACACAGACGGACGTTCGCACTGGCGGCCACGTCGGATCAAGCCAATCTGGTTGCGGACGGACCTCTCCTGGACGTCCAGCGGGAAGGCGCGCTCGGCATCATCCGCATCAATAATTCGCTCGGCGAACAGGCGTTGATCGGGCAGTTCGCACAAGCGCTGGCTTCCCTCAACGACACCACGACCTTGCTGATTGATCTTCGCAACACGCCCAGTGGAGGTAATACCAGCGTCGCCCGTGGCATCATGGGGCATTTCGTCGATCACGATCGACCCTATCAGATGCACGTCATTCCCTACGAAACACGGGTCCTCGGTCCGACGCGCAAATTCGTCGAATTTGTTGCGCCTTACGGCGTTCGCTATCCCGGAAAGGTATATGTTGCGGGCGGGCGGTGGACCGGCAGCATGGGTGAGGGATTGATGATCGGCTTCGACGCCATCGGCGCCACTACCGTTGGCAGCGATCTTGCCCATCTTCTTGGTGCATTGAGCAATGAGACGATCGAAGGCTCAGCCGCCAAGGTCGATCTCGGCACAGAGCAATTGTTTACCGTAAACGGCCTTCCGCGAGAAGCGTACCGTCCTGAAACCCTCATCCGGCGCGCCGAACGCGATAAAGCGCATGATCCAGTGCTGACAGCGATCGGGCGATGA